One genomic segment of Nocardia sp. XZ_19_385 includes these proteins:
- a CDS encoding TetR/AcrR family transcriptional regulator, giving the protein MVQSRRERLRVEATAEIKAIALRLLAESGPDAVTLRAIAREMGVTAGALYGYFATRDELITTLISDVYTALVDRVEAARDAIPESDPAARIIAWGTTVREWAIENPAGFRLIYGDPVLGYQPPPGGPARTAEMRACNGLVGLASAAWPRAAKSQTIGDAKWSDFDQGLADHVREEFPDLPPAGLALALRMWGRMHGLVALEIYGHLRPQSQDPAKLFHTEMLDLVRSLSL; this is encoded by the coding sequence GTGGTACAGAGTCGACGGGAACGTCTCCGGGTCGAAGCGACGGCGGAGATCAAGGCGATCGCCCTGCGTCTGCTGGCCGAAAGTGGCCCCGACGCAGTGACTTTGCGCGCCATCGCGCGTGAAATGGGCGTGACCGCCGGTGCGCTCTACGGCTACTTCGCCACCCGCGACGAGCTGATCACCACCCTGATTTCCGACGTCTACACCGCGCTGGTCGACCGCGTGGAAGCCGCACGCGATGCCATTCCCGAGAGCGATCCGGCGGCCCGGATCATCGCCTGGGGCACCACGGTGCGGGAATGGGCCATCGAGAACCCGGCCGGTTTCCGCCTGATCTACGGCGATCCGGTCCTCGGCTACCAACCACCGCCCGGCGGCCCCGCCCGCACGGCGGAGATGCGTGCCTGCAACGGCCTGGTGGGCTTGGCGTCCGCGGCTTGGCCGCGCGCCGCGAAGTCCCAGACCATCGGTGACGCGAAGTGGTCCGACTTCGACCAAGGCTTGGCCGACCATGTGCGCGAGGAGTTTCCGGATCTGCCCCCGGCGGGTCTCGCGCTCGCTCTGCGGATGTGGGGTCGCATGCACGGCCTCGTCGCCCTCGAGATCTACGGCCATCTCCGCCCGCAATCGCAGGATCCCGCCAAGCTCTTTCACACCGAGATGCTGGATCTGGTGCGCTCACTGAGCCTCTGA